The Sinomicrobium kalidii region GTACGTTTTTTAACGGGAGTTTCGCAATGAGGTTTTCCGGTAATGTGTATCCCACGGTAAGGTTCTTGAGTCTCAGATAAGAAACATCCTGGAGATAGCGGTCGTTAGCTACCCCGAGCTGCCTGTTGTTCCCCAGGGCGGTATAGCCTACAAGGCGCGGATAGAATCCGTCTGTGTTTTCCGGGGTCCACATATTGTTGGCGAGGTCTTTTCGTATAAAAGAGTCATAAGGGCGATTGTACATGGCCCAGAACGACCTGGAATCGGTGTGCGGGTACCAGTCCTGTTTGGCCACACCCTGGAAAAATACGGACAGGTCAAACCCGTTCCAGTCGGCATTCACCGTAAATGCATAGGGGAATCTGGGGGTAGTGTTACCTATAATGGACCGGTCGCCGGGATCGTTAAGGGTGTTTTCACCTTCGTTGACAACGCCGTCACCATTGACGTCCCTGTATTTTACATCGCCGGGCTGCAATCCTCCCGTGCTGTAAATAAGACTGGAAACATAGCTTTGGTCGGCGTGTTGCGCAATCTCTTCTTCAGATTGGAACAGGCCTTCCGAATGATATCCCCATATTTCCCCGATCTCCATGCCTTCATAATAGTCCAGTAAACTGTTGTTCGGATTGTCAAAACGGGTAATGGTAGTCACGGTATTGGAAACGTTTCCCGTTACTGAAAAGCGGAGCGGTTTGTTTCCGAGCGTAAATGCATCAGAGTATGTCAGAGAAACTTCAAATCCCCGTGTTCTCAGGTCTGCGGCATTTTCCTGTGGTGATCCGGTACCGAGGACTGCCGGTAGTGTTTTTCCTTTGGTGAGCATCCCCAGAGTATTTCGCTGAAACCAGTCAAAACTTCCCGATAAGTGATTGTTAAACAGTGCAAAATCTGTTCCGAGGTTCAGGGTGTTTACTTCTTCCCAGGTTATGTCTGACGGACTTAAGTTAGGAGATGAGATGTATTCTAATCTGCTTCCATCAATAGCATAATTGTTATCTGTATTTTTAGGAAGTGTTGGAATATATAAATAGTTAGGAACATTCTGATTCCCTAATGATCCGTAGGAAGCCCGGAGCTTTAATAAATTAACAGTGTTTTCCGCACCTTTGAAAAAAGGTTCTTTACTGATGACCCATCCGGCGGATACGGAAGGGAAGAAGCCCCAGCGATCGTCTTCCGGGAAACGGGAAGAGCCGTCATACCTGCCGTTGAGTTCCAGCAGATATTTATCCCTGAAATTGTAATTCAGTCGGTAAAAGTATCCGCGAAGCGCCCATTCGTAGCCGTCTCCGCCTGCATCCGGATTTTTGGTTCCGAGCCCCAGGGAATTGAGATCATCCGAAATATTGTCCTGTCTGCTTGCCCAGATGCGTTTCATCCGGTAAAATTCCTGGTTGTAACCTATCATGGCTTTCAGCGTATGCTCTCCGAAGGAATGCGTATAGTCGGTATATGCGTTTATCACATTGTAGGTAGCCTTGTTGGCATATTCCGTAAGTTTATCTTCGCCAAACGTGCCGATTTCCCCGGGGAAAATGGAATACGGAACCTTTACGGATCTTTCCGAACGGTTAAAATTATTTCTTCGTAAGGCATAGCTGAGGTGTACGTTCATCTGTGGCAGTGGTTTTACATTTGCCGTGATGGTATTTGTAAGCTCGTCCTCGTCTGTAATTTGCCGGGCCTTTCCGTATAGCATTGAAGCGTATACGCCATCACCAACCGTGTAGTTGTTGAGTTCTGTTCGCCAGAGCGCTGTTCCGTCCGGATTTGTGGGGTTGTAGGAAGGGAGGGCATGTACCCAGATAAGGCTTCCCCAGGGTTCGCGCCACCCGTACTGGCTGCCGCCGTGTATTACTTCATGGCTGTTGTTGAACTGGATGTTGTTGGAGAGGGTGAACCAGTCGGTAATATCGATGTCAAACTTGCCTCTCAGGTTGTAGGTCCGGTAAGGATCGTCCTGCACTTTGAGGATGCCGACGGTTTCGTAATTCCTGAAGGAAAAGAGCGCCTTGATCTTCTCACTTCCCCCGGAAACGGACAGGTTATAGGTCTGGGAGGGCATGGACTTCCTGAAAAAGGTATTCCACCAATCGGTGTGTCCGTAGTGTACGTATTGTTCCTTTCCGTTCCTCATGTCTACTATGGTCCGTGCCAGGGAGGGATCTTCGGCAACTTTCCTCAATTCTTCGTAGTCGGCTTCCGTATACCCGGTATAGGAGTTTCCGGTGGCCAGGCGGAAAGAGTCATCCACCAGTTTGGCAACGCGATAAGGATCGGTGAGAAAATCGGTCCTTGTCGTCGTGGAAGACCAGGCGACGTTGCTGTTAAAGGATACGTTCATTACTCCTGCACGGGCTTTTTTAGTGGTAACCAGTATAACACCAAATGCTCCTCTTGCACCGTAAACGGCCGATGCCCCTGCATCTTTTAAAACACTGATGGAGGCTACATCGTCGGGGTTTAGCTTGCGAATATCTCCTTCTATCCCGTCTATGAGCACTAATGGAGCGCCCCCGTTTATGGAAGTAAACCCACGGATGTTGATCTTAACCTCATCTCCGGGACGGCCACTGTTTTTTCCGATGTTCAGTCCGGGACTAAGCCCCTGCATTCCTGAACTCAGATTGGCCACCGGACGCTGGGTTACATTTTCGGTATTTACGGTGTTTACGGCACCGGTCAGGGATTCCTTTCGCTGGCTTCCGTAACCTACAACCACTACTTCTTCGAGCCCTGTTACGTCTTCCTGTAAGCGGATTTGTATATTTTGCCGGGCGGTTACTTCAGTTGTTTTATACCCTATATAAGATACCACGAGGATGTCTTCTCCTTCTGCTGCCCGGATGCTGAAATTTCCGTCAAAATCGGTCGCGGTTCCCACGGATGTTCCTTTTATGGTAACGCTGGCCCCGGGTACGGGGATACCGGATTCATCGGTTACAGTGCCCTGAACAGAGGTCTGCCGGAATTTTGAGGCAGTAGGCCCCGATCCCGCTTTTACCGAAATGGTGGTATTGTTAATGTAGTATTTTATACCAAGGTCCCTGGAAAGAAGGTCCAGCAGCTCCTTTACACTGATGTTTCCGTTATGAACACTCAGCTTTTTGTTCATACGGGCTACTTCGTCCGGGTAAATAAAGGTGAAAGGCGTTTGATTTTCAACAATCTTAAAAATTTCCGTAACGGGTACGTTGTGTAATTTCAGGTTTACAAAAGTCTGCTCCGCTTTTTGGGAATAAACCGTGCCTGCGGTAATCCGGCTTACGGTAAAAACCAGCAAAAGTGCCAGGGCATATACAACCGGCTTTTTGAGGCTAAACGAAATACTGTGCATAATTTCGATATCTTTGTTTGGTTAATTAATTTTTTCTCGAATTAGTTTTCTGTTATATCCCGGGGACCGGCGGCCACCGGTACCGGGATTTTGTTTTGTCGGGGAAACGGTAATGTTACATAAGCTTTAGTTTTGAGTGGAACATGGTTTGGCAAATATGTCAATACGGCCATCGGGTTTGACCTTATAGGTAATGTCATAGATGAAACTCAGGCTCTCCAGGATGTCTTTCAGGTTTTTACCGGAATAGGAACCGTTTACGGAACATCCGGTAGGGGATGTGGAAACTATCCGGATGTCGACATCGAACCTTCTGCTCAGGATTGCCGCGACCCCGGTTAAACGGGTGTGGTTAAAGACGATTTCTCCTTCGGTCCAGGAAGTATAGCGGGAAGCTTTGACGGTTTCTTTTACCAGTTTATGCTGAACTGTATCCAGGGTTACTCTTTCGTTTCGGGTGAGGTATACAGAGGTTTCATTATCCGCGGTAACTTTTACTTTTCCCGAAGCTACGGTAACGGATGGAGGGGCTTCCTGATAATTATTGACAACAAAGCGGGTGCCCAGCACTTCTGTTTTAAAAGGGCCGGAGCGTACCACAAATGGGCTTTTTTCGTTTTTCATGACTTTAAAGTAGGCTTCTCCCTCCAGTTTTACTTCCCTTAGCTCGTTTTGAAAAGTTTCGGGGAAAAAGAGTTTGCTGCCCGAATTGAGATATACAACAGAAGAATCACTCAACATTACCTTTAGCTGTTCTCCTTTTTCTGCGATCCGCGTGATATGATTATTATTTCTTTTCAGGTAAAATACTGAGGCTGCAGATAGTATTAGGAATATCACGATCGCGGCAGCTATTCCGGGGATGGAAAAATTTCGTCTTTTTCTCTTCGGAGAAGTGTTATCCTGTGTCTTTTCCAGTATCTTTTTACGAAGCTTGTTTTGTAAGGCAATATTGTTCTTTATTTCCCCGGATGAGATTCCCTCTTCCTGCATCAGGCTAAAAAAATCTTCCACTTTTTGCTTTTCTGCGGGAGTGCACGTATCGTTTATGTATTTCTCCAGCAGGTTCCTGAATTTTTTTTCCGTCATAAGTATTTTATGTGCTTTAATAGTTTAGTGCCGGAAAACAGGAAGCCACCTATATAAAATCGTATACTTAATGTTTTGGTAAACTTGGTAACGCGCCGATAACATTAAAAAGAAGAAACGTTAGCAGAGAAAGGTAAGCAGTGTCAGTACGATTATGATATCCAGATGATAAGTTGTGGAAGCCCGGAGTAATTGCAGCGCCTTATGGATGTGATTTTCCACGGTGCTCACGGAAATATTCAGTTTGCCTGCTATTTCCTTATTGCTCATGTTGTTGTAATAACTCATGATAAAAACTTCCCGGCATCGTTGTGGCAGTTTCTCAGCCACTGCAATGTTAATTTGTGTCATCAATCTATGAGAAGGATTCTCCTCGGCAGGAGGTTCTTCGTGGTTAGCCAGGATAAAATCCACTTTTTCCAGTTGTACTTTTTCCAGGCTTCCGGTTTTTAGTTTTTTGGCACATTGATATTTTACGGCTTTGTAGAGATAGGCCCCCGGATTGTTTATATGAGAAGTACGCGAACGTTTCCACAGGTCGATGAAGATGTCCTGTACGATATCTTCTGCCGCAGAGCTGTTACGCATGATGTTACGGGCATATGTGTAAAGCTCGTACCAGTATTGGTTAAAAAGCAGATCGAAATCTTCAGGACCGGTACGGACTGTTTCTTTTTCTTTACACATAAGTTCGAGGCAGGATTTCAGCAAAAGTAGAAAGGGAATAGACTGATCGCATTAAATTAGGGTAAAATTTATGCTACCATATTTACATTGGGAAAGAAAACTATCTTTGTGATTAATCTGTGATCTCATTAAGCCTTTTGTCCTATGAACAGAATATACCTTATAACCGTACTCATCCTTTGTATTTCCTGTACATCAGAGAAAAAATATACACCGAGAGACATAACCGGGGTTTCGGTAACTCCCCTTATGGAAGATTCCATGAGTGTCCGTGCCATAGAAATCATGCCTTCCGGTACCTTGTGGTTTGCCGATGACCGGGGACGCTACGGTTATTTTCGTTACGGAGGCCAGATGGTTATCGATTCTGTTACTTACGACACCATAGTTCCGCATTTCAGGGCTATTGCTTCTAACGGCAGGGACGTATTCATGCTGGGTATAGGAAACCCTGCGCTGTTATATAAGGTGAATGAAAAAGACGAGCCGGAACTGGTGTACCGGGAGCATCACGAAAAGGTTTTTTACGACGCCATGACATTCTGGAACGAAAGGGAAGGAATAGCCATGGGAGACCCTACGAGCGACTGTCTTTCGGTGCTGATAACACGAAACGGAGGAAATACCTGGTCAAAAGTACCCTGTGAAAAGTTACCTCCCGTTAAGGAAGGGGAAGCAGCCTTTGCGGCAAGCAATACCAATATTGCCGTTTCGGGCAACAGGACCTGGATCGTTTCCGGCGGATTGCGCAGCCGGGTTTTTTATTCTCCCGATAAGGGAAATACCTGGGAGGTCTATGACACTCCCGTAGTGCAGGGCGAACCCACACTGGGACTTTACTCGGTCGATTTTTACGACAGACACCACGGTATTGCCATAGGCGGGGATTATACCCGGCCTTCAGACAACACGGCAAACAAGGTAGTAACGACCGATGGCGGAAAACATTGGAAGCTGGTGGCCGGCAAAAAGCCGCCCGGTTACCGTTCATGCATACAATATATTCCCGGAACTCAGGGCAAGGAAGTGATTGCTGCCGGTTTCGAAGGAATATCGTTTTCACGTAACGGCGGCCGAAGCTGGAAGCCGGTTTCGAAAGAAGGGTTTTATACCATCCGGTTCCTTAACGATTCCGTTGCCTTCGCTGCGGGTAAGGGAAGGATTGCCAGGCTGACCCTGAAACAAAACAAGGTTATTGCACCATAGTCCGGGGTGATGGTTCCATAACAACTTTTGATAACTTTTTATATTCAATTCCTATTAATTATCCTACTTTTGTTAAGCAAATAAAACAGGAGTTAATCATGTCAGATACAGTAGAAAGAATCAAATGCCTTATCATAGGGTCCGGACCTGCCGGTTATACGGCGGCTATCTACGCAGCACGTGCAGACCTGAAACCCGTATTGTATACGGGGCTGGAACCCGGAGGACAGCTCACTACCACGACAGATGTGGATAACTTTCCGGGATATCCCGAAGGGATTGACGGACCTACCATGATGGTGCAGTTACAGCAACAGGCCGAGCGCTTCGGAACCGAAGTGAGAATAGGAATGGCCACTGCCGTGGAACTCAGTGATGAAAAAGGAGGTATCCACAAGGTAACCATCGATAATTCCAAACAGATAGAAGCAGAAGCCGTGATCATTTCCACAGGTGCCTCAGCCAAATATCTCGGTTTGCCCAGTGAGCAGCGTTTACGCGGAGGCGGGGTATCTGCCTGTGCAGTGTGCGACGGCTTTTTCTATAAGGGACAGGACGTGGCCATTGTAGGGGGCGGGGATACTGCTGCCGAAGAAGCCACTTACCTGGCCAATATATGTACGAAAGTGACCATGCTGGTACGAAAAGGGGAAATGAGAGCCTCCAAGGCCATGCAGCACCGGGTGGAAAACACCTCCAACCTGGAAGTAAGGTATTTCAGCGAAGTAGATGAAGTACTGGGCGATCAGGTGGTGGAAGGCCTTCGTATTGTGAATAACCAGACAGGAGAAAAAGAGGAAATAAAAATAACGGGACTGTTTATAGCCATAGGGCATAAACCGAATACCGATATTTTTAAAGGCCAGCTGGAAATGGATGAAACCGGGTATATCATTACCCGTGGAAAATCCACCAAGACCAGCAAGCCGGGTGTTTTTGCCAGCGGGGACGTTCAGGACAAGGAATACAGGCAGGCCGTAACAGCAGCCGGAACAGGCTGTATGGCAGCCCTGGATGCCGAAAGGTACCTGGCCGCCGTAAAATCGCCCGAAGAAGTGGAAAGCTGATAGCGAAGTACGAAATTAGAAATACGAGGTACGAAGTTGAAGTTATTCAGTTTCGTACCTCTTCGTTTTTCTGACCTTTAATTTTGTTTTTCCAACTTCTGATCCCGTACTTTCTTCAAAACTTCCTCCAATTTATTTTTATTGTTCATATAGGGTTCCAGGTCCAGGAGATCCACTTTGCGGAACTCGATGGGATGGCTCTCGCTCTGGAGCGAGATATACCCTTCTTTAAGTAGTATCCCGTCTTTTTTAACACCGGCATCAAAATCGGAGACCGAACCGCCGCCGATCTGAGGCTTGTAATACGTAAGAACCGTATCCTTTTCCACAATATGATGAATAACGGAATCGCCCAGTACCAGCATGTCCATATGCACCCACTGGTCACCGTGATAGGTTTTTGAGCTGGAGTTCAGGCAATGATCTGTGTACAGGCTGTCCCCGAGGACAACATTGGTCCCGGGCGTACACAGATTGCCCGTAGGGCGGGGATCAGACCCGTTACCGCCCAGTATCTGTGCCTCGATGGATATGGGAAAGTCCTGATCTTTGAGCATACTCTCCGGAGCCTGTCCGTGCAGCATGGCCCCGCTGTTGCGCCAGGCCCAGCCTTCGCCGCCCGGGGCCTGCTCGCCCGTAAAACGGTATTCCAGTCTTAGAATATATGCGGAAAAAGGCTTTTTATAAAAAATATGACCGTATTGCCGGTCGAAATTTTCATACCCGTCATAACTTACTTTCATCAGCCCGTCTTCCACCCGGAAAGTATTGGCATAATTATCACCCACTTCGTGTTTGGAAATTTTTACGGTCCAGTCGTTCAGGTCTTTTCCGTTAAAAAGAGGGATCCATTCGGGAGCCTTTTCAGTCTTGGTCAATGGCTCGGCTTTGTTTTTGTCTTTGGTCTTTGTTTGGCAGGAAATGATAAACGCTCCCAGGCAGAGGACATAAAAGAGTTGCTTCATGGTATCTGTAGATTTTTTAAATAAGTGATAAACTTACACAAAAAATATATTTCTTTCAATATTTTGAGCTTTGGATACGGTATGAGTTAAAATTAAATGTCAGTATGTTATGATAAAGTTAATTTAATGTAATATTGTTATATTTGGTTATTGCTAAATAATAACAAAACTGAACTAACACATGAAAAAACTACTGCTGACCACGCTTATGGCGTGTACTTTTTTTTGTATTGCAGGTTATGCCCAAATAACGGGGACCATAACAGATGTACAGAATACGCCCCTCCCGGGTGTGAGCATCGTAATAATGGGCTCGACCACAGGGACAACCTCCGATTTTGACGGGCATTATACCATTAATGCCTCTGAAGGTGATGTCTTGCAATTCTCCTATATTGGCATGATCACTGTAACACGAACCGTAGGGGATACCGACGTCATCGACATTGTCATGGAAGAAGACACCCAGGCCCTGGATGAGGTAGTGGTTACGGCCCTCGGGATAGAGCGGGAGAAAAAGGCGCTGGGATATGCCTCCCAGCAACTGAATTCCGAACAACTGCTGGATGTCCCGGAATCGAATGTAGTGAGTGCCATGAGCGGTAAAATTGCGGGGGCGCAGATATCCACACAGGGCGGTGCCCCCGGACAGGGAGCGAGGATCATCCTGAGAGGGGTGAATTCACTGGACCCGGATGCGGAAAACCAGCCTTTGTTTGTCATTGACGGGATTCCCATCAGCAATGATTCTTACACCGTAGGAGGCGGAGGAAGCAGGGGAATGACAAACAGGGCCGCGGATATCAATATGGAAGATGTGGAAAATATCTCCGTCCTGAAAGGGGGTGCCGCTACTGCACTATACGGTGTAAGGGGTGCCAACGGGGTAGTTGTTATCACGACCCGGAAAGGAAAAGCAGGGCAGACGGAATTCAATATTTCCGCTTCCACCTCTTTTGATGAAGTCAATAAATTTCCGAAAACCCAGAAAACATATACCCAGGGATGGAAAGGGGAGTATGACCCTAACAGTTTCTGGCCTACCTGGGGAGCGAGTGTCGAAGAAGCCAGGAGCATTGACCCGTCCCACCCGGATCTGTTTAACAATTACAAAAATGCGTATAAAAACGGGTATTCCACCAATATTCACTTCAGTGCTTCCGGCGGTTCGGAAAAATCGACCTTTTACGCGGCACTTTCCAAATTTGACCAGGAAGGGGTGATCCCTTTTTCCGATTACGGAAAGATATCGGCCAAACTCTCCGGCAATCTGCAGCTTTCAGATAAGATAAAAATAACCGGTTCGGCCAATTTTATCAATTCCGGAGGTGCACGGGTCGATGTTGACAGGTTTAATACGAGATTGATCTATTGGGCTCCGCGGGTCGATGTAAACGATTATGAGTTTGAAAACGGAACGATGAAGGGGTACCGGAACGAAGGAAGAGTAGGAAATAACCCCATTTACGGTAATAAAACCAACAGGTTTGTGGACGATGTGAACCGTTTGATCGGTAACCTGGGCTTTAACTATACGCCGATAGAAGGATTGGATATAAGTTACAGGTTCGGGATAGACTATTATAACGATAGCCGTACGGCTACGGCGCCTGCCCCGAGAGACGATGTGGCAGATGAAAACATTTATGAAAACAATGAGCTGGGCTATATTGAAGAGACGAGGATTATCAGTGAGGACCTTACTTCCAACCTGATGGCTTCCTATATCAAAGACCTGAGTGAGGATTTTACGCTTACCGTACGGGCCGGATGGGACGTTTTTCAACGCCAGTATGATCGCGTAAATACCAGGGGTGAGGAATTGGATGTGTGGAACTTTTTTCACCTGAGTAATGCTTCAAATATTACGACTTCACAATATATTTCAAAATACAGGCTCATAGGTATTTATGGAGAAGTAGGACTTTCTTATAAGGATTTTCTCTACCTTACTTTTACCGACCGGAACGACTGGGCCTCTACATTGCCTGAGGGAAACAGGTCGTTTAATTATCCTTCCGTAAGTACGAGTTATATCTTTACCGAGAATCTGAACGCACCGCATTGGTTGAACTACGGTAAAATAAGAGCTTCCTGGGCGCAGATAGGTAAGGACCCCCAGACAGCCTACCTTACTTCGGATGTATATGAGTCCGACGATGATGATTTCCCCATTGATGAAGTAACAGGGTGGACACGCCCGGAAAACAAGGCAGACCCGGGTTTGCGATCGGAAATAACCACCGAAATAGAATTTGGTACCGAACTTCGGTTTTTGGATAACAGGTTAAGCCTGGATGTGTCCTGGTATAAATCGAATGCCAAAGACCAGATTATAGGTATTCCGTTGTCATATACTACGGGGTATAAAGGGTATACGACCAATGCCGGAGAAATTGAAAATACGGGCTGGGAGATCATGCTGAACGCCACCCCGGTGCAAAGCACGGACTTTTCATGGAATGTCGGGGTGAATTTCTCCAGTAACAGCAATAAGATCGTAGCCCTGAAAGAAGGTATAGAAAGCGTTTTTCTGGACAGTGAATTCGGTTATGCAGGGAGTTCGGCTTCACAGGTACTCTATGCCGGATTGGCTTATGGTAACATTCTCGGTACCAGTTATGCCAGATATTATCGAGATCCGGAAGGTCAGGAAATCATAATAACAAGAGATAAAGACCTTCCTATACTCATAGGAGAAGATGGTTTCCCCGTCATAGATAGGGAGCAGAAAGTCCTGGGCAATTCTACACCGGACTGGATGATGAACATCAGGAACCAGGTGAATTACAGGAATTTTTCCCTGGCATTTAATTTTGATTTCAGGCAGGGATTCGAAAAGTTCAATAACATGGGGAATTTCCTCTCTGCTTTCGGGATAGCGGATTATACGGCAAACAGGGACCAGATGATAGTTTTTGAGGGGGTGACTGCCGACGGTTCGCCGAATACCAAGGAAGTATATCTCGGACAGGGAGTAGGTCCCGACGGAGAAGATTACGGGGACGGATTTTACAGGAATGTTCACAGGGCAGTTACAGAGAACTTTGTGGAAGATGCCTCCTGGGTGAGGTTGAAAAACGTTACGCTGACCTACAGATTTCCGGAAACACTTCTTGAGAAACTGAGCATTACGAGAGCAAGTATATCGTTTTCAGGAACCAATCTCTGGCTAAGTACCGATTATAGCGGGTTTGACCCCGAAACTTCTGCAAGGATAGGGAATGCCGACGGTTTTTCCGGTCTGGGTGCCTTTCCGGGACTCAGATCTTATGCCGCTACGTTACGTTTAACCTTTTAATGAGAAAACCATGAAATTGAAATTTATATATATAGTATTATCTGCATTGTCTTTATCGGTCATTGCCTGTGACGACTATCTGGATATTAACGAAAATCCTAACGGGGCACAAGTCCCTCCGCTGAAAGGATTACTGGCTTATACGACCTACCAGACCGCTGTGAATACATACAGGCTGGGGAATACTACTTCATACTATACCCAATATCTGGCATCGCCGAATGAAGCCAGTGCTACCGATATACAGGAAAGGATAAATACCGACAATGCCTGGGAAAACATTTATGAAGTGATGTCCGATACATACGATATAGAAACACTTGCTGCCGAATCCAACTCGCCTCATTACATCGGAGTGTCCAAGGTGCTAATGGCA contains the following coding sequences:
- a CDS encoding SusC/RagA family TonB-linked outer membrane protein; the encoded protein is MHSISFSLKKPVVYALALLLVFTVSRITAGTVYSQKAEQTFVNLKLHNVPVTEIFKIVENQTPFTFIYPDEVARMNKKLSVHNGNISVKELLDLLSRDLGIKYYINNTTISVKAGSGPTASKFRQTSVQGTVTDESGIPVPGASVTIKGTSVGTATDFDGNFSIRAAEGEDILVVSYIGYKTTEVTARQNIQIRLQEDVTGLEEVVVVGYGSQRKESLTGAVNTVNTENVTQRPVANLSSGMQGLSPGLNIGKNSGRPGDEVKINIRGFTSINGGAPLVLIDGIEGDIRKLNPDDVASISVLKDAGASAVYGARGAFGVILVTTKKARAGVMNVSFNSNVAWSSTTTRTDFLTDPYRVAKLVDDSFRLATGNSYTGYTEADYEELRKVAEDPSLARTIVDMRNGKEQYVHYGHTDWWNTFFRKSMPSQTYNLSVSGGSEKIKALFSFRNYETVGILKVQDDPYRTYNLRGKFDIDITDWFTLSNNIQFNNSHEVIHGGSQYGWREPWGSLIWVHALPSYNPTNPDGTALWRTELNNYTVGDGVYASMLYGKARQITDEDELTNTITANVKPLPQMNVHLSYALRRNNFNRSERSVKVPYSIFPGEIGTFGEDKLTEYANKATYNVINAYTDYTHSFGEHTLKAMIGYNQEFYRMKRIWASRQDNISDDLNSLGLGTKNPDAGGDGYEWALRGYFYRLNYNFRDKYLLELNGRYDGSSRFPEDDRWGFFPSVSAGWVISKEPFFKGAENTVNLLKLRASYGSLGNQNVPNYLYIPTLPKNTDNNYAIDGSRLEYISSPNLSPSDITWEEVNTLNLGTDFALFNNHLSGSFDWFQRNTLGMLTKGKTLPAVLGTGSPQENAADLRTRGFEVSLTYSDAFTLGNKPLRFSVTGNVSNTVTTITRFDNPNNSLLDYYEGMEIGEIWGYHSEGLFQSEEEIAQHADQSYVSSLIYSTGGLQPGDVKYRDVNGDGVVNEGENTLNDPGDRSIIGNTTPRFPYAFTVNADWNGFDLSVFFQGVAKQDWYPHTDSRSFWAMYNRPYDSFIRKDLANNMWTPENTDGFYPRLVGYTALGNNRQLGVANDRYLQDVSYLRLKNLTVGYTLPENLIAKLPLKNVRFYFSGENLFTFSGLTEYIDPEATSSDLDFNDSSTADERARAQTYPFLKTYSLGLSLEF
- a CDS encoding FecR family protein, producing the protein MTEKKFRNLLEKYINDTCTPAEKQKVEDFFSLMQEEGISSGEIKNNIALQNKLRKKILEKTQDNTSPKRKRRNFSIPGIAAAIVIFLILSAASVFYLKRNNNHITRIAEKGEQLKVMLSDSSVVYLNSGSKLFFPETFQNELREVKLEGEAYFKVMKNEKSPFVVRSGPFKTEVLGTRFVVNNYQEAPPSVTVASGKVKVTADNETSVYLTRNERVTLDTVQHKLVKETVKASRYTSWTEGEIVFNHTRLTGVAAILSRRFDVDIRIVSTSPTGCSVNGSYSGKNLKDILESLSFIYDITYKVKPDGRIDIFAKPCSTQN
- a CDS encoding RNA polymerase sigma-70 factor, which gives rise to MCKEKETVRTGPEDFDLLFNQYWYELYTYARNIMRNSSAAEDIVQDIFIDLWKRSRTSHINNPGAYLYKAVKYQCAKKLKTGSLEKVQLEKVDFILANHEEPPAEENPSHRLMTQINIAVAEKLPQRCREVFIMSYYNNMSNKEIAGKLNISVSTVENHIHKALQLLRASTTYHLDIIIVLTLLTFLC
- a CDS encoding WD40/YVTN/BNR-like repeat-containing protein, with protein sequence MNRIYLITVLILCISCTSEKKYTPRDITGVSVTPLMEDSMSVRAIEIMPSGTLWFADDRGRYGYFRYGGQMVIDSVTYDTIVPHFRAIASNGRDVFMLGIGNPALLYKVNEKDEPELVYREHHEKVFYDAMTFWNEREGIAMGDPTSDCLSVLITRNGGNTWSKVPCEKLPPVKEGEAAFAASNTNIAVSGNRTWIVSGGLRSRVFYSPDKGNTWEVYDTPVVQGEPTLGLYSVDFYDRHHGIAIGGDYTRPSDNTANKVVTTDGGKHWKLVAGKKPPGYRSCIQYIPGTQGKEVIAAGFEGISFSRNGGRSWKPVSKEGFYTIRFLNDSVAFAAGKGRIARLTLKQNKVIAP
- the trxB gene encoding thioredoxin-disulfide reductase yields the protein MSDTVERIKCLIIGSGPAGYTAAIYAARADLKPVLYTGLEPGGQLTTTTDVDNFPGYPEGIDGPTMMVQLQQQAERFGTEVRIGMATAVELSDEKGGIHKVTIDNSKQIEAEAVIISTGASAKYLGLPSEQRLRGGGVSACAVCDGFFYKGQDVAIVGGGDTAAEEATYLANICTKVTMLVRKGEMRASKAMQHRVENTSNLEVRYFSEVDEVLGDQVVEGLRIVNNQTGEKEEIKITGLFIAIGHKPNTDIFKGQLEMDETGYIITRGKSTKTSKPGVFASGDVQDKEYRQAVTAAGTGCMAALDAERYLAAVKSPEEVES
- a CDS encoding 3-keto-disaccharide hydrolase; this encodes MKQLFYVLCLGAFIISCQTKTKDKNKAEPLTKTEKAPEWIPLFNGKDLNDWTVKISKHEVGDNYANTFRVEDGLMKVSYDGYENFDRQYGHIFYKKPFSAYILRLEYRFTGEQAPGGEGWAWRNSGAMLHGQAPESMLKDQDFPISIEAQILGGNGSDPRPTGNLCTPGTNVVLGDSLYTDHCLNSSSKTYHGDQWVHMDMLVLGDSVIHHIVEKDTVLTYYKPQIGGGSVSDFDAGVKKDGILLKEGYISLQSESHPIEFRKVDLLDLEPYMNNKNKLEEVLKKVRDQKLEKQN